A stretch of the Nicotiana tabacum cultivar K326 chromosome 6, ASM71507v2, whole genome shotgun sequence genome encodes the following:
- the LOC107793212 gene encoding uncharacterized protein LOC107793212 → MEAAQVMGDGPFREQFLAIGMASASKKWARDVYFIASRLYFLLIIFQIPLFRFPCRIGTCTTPIDVSLSLLYANGIIPGGLVRALLYPGAVAKAIYKNSPIPSYDNLLKVYKFTNMKESPLTHDLQNLEVIVGSYLSVAGAFLGLMKSGRFSLIGILLITWGLDKQYLSNFNADKYQMLSQWNL, encoded by the exons ATGGAAGCAGCGCAAGTGATGGGAGATGGGCCCTTCAGG GAACAGTTTCTGGCAATCGGCATGGCGTCTGCGTCAAAGAAATGGGCACGGGACGTCTATTTCATCGCTTCCCGGCTATACTTTCTTCTAATAATCTTCCAAATCCCACTTTTCAG ATTCCCATGTAGAATTGGTACATGTACCACACCTATTGATGTGTCACTGTCTTTATTATACGCGAATGGAATTATTCCTGGAGGTTTGGTAAGAGCCCTGCTTTACCCAGGAGCTGTAGCAAAGGCCATTTATAAGAACAGCCCCATCCCAAGCTATGACAACCTTCTAAAAGTGTACAAATTCACCAACATGAAGGAATCTCCTTTAACACATGACCTCCAAAACCTAGAG GTTATAGTAGGAAGTTATTTGTCAGTGGCAGGAGCATTTTTGGGTCTAATGAAATCAGGGAGATTCAGTCTTATTGGGATCCTTCTCATCACATGGGGTCTTGACAAGCAA TATCTCAGCAATTTTAATGCTGACAAGTACCAAATGCTGAGTCAGTGGAACTTGTAA
- the LOC107793211 gene encoding uncharacterized protein LOC107793211, with protein MMMSLNSLNYSTCTLARMSSHHTHNRTRKSSVLATPASSIISQTEESSNFAHSMENSCLDTASKRPDSAFLLTQENAVGIIGGLSTGTTLNFVRKLVTWSSKDGGNGLPFVLCSDPVLNKELSFHERGPSSFLVGRNENLQKDHASIVENLRHKRIFLEKSGARCIVMPCHISHYWHDEVTKGSSVPVLHMGECVAKELKELNLRPLEAGSTLRIGVLASDATLSAGVYQEKLQNEGFEVVLPDKATMEHTVIPAVEALNRKDIEGAQNLLRISLQVLLVRAVNTIIIASDDMRDLLPPDDPLLKKCVDPMDALARSTVEFAKSVERNT; from the exons ATGATGATGTCTTTAAACTCCTTGAATTATTCAACATGTACATTAGCTCGTATGAGCAGCCACCATACCCATAACAGAacaagaaaaagttcagttctgGCCACACCAGCTTCATCCATAATCTCACAAACTGAAGAAAGCAGCAATTTTGCCCACTCAATGGAGAATTCTTGTTTAGATACGGCTTCAAAGCGTCCTGATTCTGCTTTTCTGCTCACCCAAGAAAATGCAGTAGGGATCATTGGGGGGCTATCCACTGGAACCACTCTCAATTTTGTGAGGAAGCTTGTCACGTGGAGTTCCAAAGATGGAGGGAATGGCCTTCCCTTTGTTCTTTGTTCTGATCCAGTTCTTAACAAAGAGCTTTCATTCCACGAAAGGGGACCTAGTTCGTTTCTCGTTGGTAGAAATGAGAACTTACAAAAGGATCATGCTTCAATTGTTGAAAATCTAAGGCATAAAAGGATCTTTCTTGAGAAATCTGGCGCTCGATGCATTGTCATGCCTTGTCACATATCACATTATTGGCATGATGAGGTGACAAAAGGTTCTTCAGTTCCTGTCCTTCATATGGGCGAGTGTGTGGCCAAGGAGCTCAAAGAATTGAATTTGCGACCACTAGAAGCCGGGAGTACTCTGCGAATTGGAGTTCTAGCTTCTGATGCAACTTTGAGTGCTGGAGTTTATCAGGAGAAGCTTCAAAATGAG GGTTTTGAAGTTGTGCTACCAGATAAGGCGACCATGGAACACACCGTAATCCCTGCAGTGGAAGCCTTAAACAGGAAGGACATTGAAGGGGCACAGAATTTGTTAAGAATCTCGCTACAAGTTCTTCTTGTGAGGGCAGTTAACACTATAATAATTGCCTCGGATGACATGCGTGACCTGTTACCTCCAGACGATCCTCTTTTAAAGAAATGTGTCGACCCAATGGATGCCTTGGCTAGGTCAACCGTGGAATTTGCAAAATCAGTTGAAAGGAATACATAA
- the LOC107793209 gene encoding PHD finger protein At2g01810-like — protein MASSTIIEACKSRKRNRKPFVFETFATGNSIDGFSGPFKDNIRMFLQEFANIEDYTVAGFPIWSTWLISNSTGAVFPLYTIEETTQLSLQPFCDHCKFSGWGHHYVSKRRYHLIIPANEKWEKPLGSDSFEIGTHVLHGLIHCNGYGHLLSINNGVVNGDSNLLSGTDFMDFWDRLCTIFKTSFYLKLKNHLCYCYDYHFGRKISVNDVSKKRGMDLRLLHGVAYGQSWFGKWDYRFGRGSYGVTEQKYEIAVQFLSSLGLDKILNDFKKDIPKRMKIKQIIGTHRELSEVPLITISDLFQFMLAFKSKAPFHSKMKLENSDDCWCDPDIGEKNRPISMDTFVNLMANNDCRWPARRLEFVLIVIVNLLKENQENVNRNYGMTRQDLRDEARKCIGDTGLIDFVLKSIRCFQLGNQIIRRSINPNTKLLEFTIHEAATKEAESVRFPFLDMDSGCRWTERKVKKAAEFILKILRAHNGDGAMSRQELRDKARTTIRDTGLIDYVLKSLNKSMLGNKIIFRSKNPSTKRIEFAFEDIVDASRVDNIELDFNIDQDLEYLYETVLLSYPGSDSVSLATRVVLDSKKFVKKWKLENQESQIMALTCKVLPSFDELESELTRPLSPGVVVYVPPWITIRELKGVAQFALRDTYCIMQNFVVTQIGGLKGIEDKRMLSCAVGRDAHVWVRGRGLDLDTELRYEGGPIKLKVDCICGARDDDGERMVNCDACQVWFHTMCSGIDDHEEVPAVFLCESCRKLLI, from the exons ATGGCTTCTTCCACCATTATTGAAGCCTGTAAGAGTAGAAAGAGAAACCGAAAGCCATTTGTATTCGAAACATTTGCAACTGGAAACTCCATTGACGGTTTTTCAGGACCTTTTAAAGACAATATTCGAATGTTCCTCCAAGAATTTGCTAATATTGAAGATTACACAGTCGCTGGTTTTCCAATTTGGTCCACTTGGTTGATTTCTAACTCAACCGGTGCAGTTTTCCCACTCTACACCATTGAAGAAACCACTCAACTCTCTCTTCAACCTTTCTGTGATCACTGCAAATTCTCTG GATGGGGTCACCATTATGTGTCGAAAAGAAGGTACCATTTGATAATACCGGCAAATGAGAAATGGGAAAAGCCATTGGGAAGCGATTCATTTGAAATCGGTACTCATGTTTTGCATGGTTTGATTCATTGCAATGGTTATGGCCATTTGTTGTCCATTAATAATGGCGTTGTCAATGGGGATTCAAATTTGCTCTCTGGAACTGATTTCATGGATTTCTGGGATCGTCTTTGTACAATCTTCAAAACCAG TTTTTAT CTGAAATTGAAGAATCATTTATGTTATTGTTATGATTATCATTTTGGCAGGAAAATTTCGGTGAATGATGTGTCAAAGAAGAGAGGTATGGATTTGAGGTTGCTTCATGGTGTTGCTTATGGACAATCTTGGTTTGGAAAATGGGATTACAGATTTGGCCGTGGAAGCTATGGAGTGACTGAGCAGAAATATGAAATTGCTGTTCAATTCCTAAGCTCATTAGGACTTGACAAGATTTTGAATGATTTCAAAAAGGATATTCCGAAAAGAATGAAAATCAAGCAGATTATTGGTACCCACAGAGAATTGAGTGAAGTCCCATTGATCACAATCAGTGACTTGTTCCAATTCATGCTTGCTTTTAAGTCTAAAGCTCCGTTTCATAGCAAGATGAAGCTTGAAAATAGTGATGATTGCTGGTGTGATCCTGATATAGGAGAGAAAAATAGGCCAATTAGTATGGATACATTTGTGAATTTGATGGCTAACAATGATTGTAGATGGCCTGCTAGACGGCTAGAATTTGTGCTAATAGTGATTGTGAATTTgctgaaagaaaatcaagaaaatgtGAACAGAAATTATGGGATGACAAGGCAGGACTTGAGAGATGAGGCAAGAAAATGCATTGGTGACACTGGTTTGATTGATTTTGTGCTGAAATCTATCAGATGTTTTCAATTGGGAAACCAAATTATTCGTCGGTCCATTAACCCAAATACTAAGTTATTAGAATTCACTATCCATGAAGCTGCTACTAAGGAAGCAGAATCAGTAAGGTTTCCATTTTTGGACATGGATTCTGGTTGCAGGTGGACTGAGAGAAAGGTGAAAAAAGCTGCAGAGTTTATTTTGAAAATCTTGAGAGCACACAATGGTGATGGTGCAATGTCTAGGCAGGAGCTacgtgacaaggctaggacaactattcgtgacaccgggttgATTGATTACGTGCTGAAATCCTTAAACAAATCCATGCTGGGAAACAAGATCATTTTTCGATCAAAAAACCCGTCTACTAAAAGGATTGAATTTGCATTTGAAGATATTGTTGATGCAAGCAGAGTTGACAACATTGAGTTAGACTTCAATATTGATCAAGATCTTGAGTACTTGTATGAAACAGTGCTTTTGAGTTACCCAGGGTCTGACTCGGTGAGTTTGGCTACTCGGGTTGTCTTGGACAGCAAGAAATTTGTTAAAAAGTGGAAGCTTGAGAATCAAGAAAGCCAAATAATGGCATTAACATGTAAAGTCTTGCCGAGTTTCGACGAGTTAGAGAGTGAGTTGACACGGCCATTGTCACCTGGTGTTGTTGTTTATGTTCCCCCTTGGATTACAATACGTGAGCTTAAGGGGGTGGCACAATTTGCATTAAGGGATACTTATTGCATAATGCAAAACTTTGTAGTAACACAAATTGGTGGTTTGAAGGGAATAGAGGATAAAAGGATGCTATCTTGCGCAGTGGGCAGAGATGCACACGTTTGGGTGAGAGGGCGTGGGCTGGACTTGGATACTGAATTGAGGTATGAAGGTGGGCCCATAAAGTTAAAGGTGGATTGCATTTGTGGGGCCAGGGATGATGATGGGGAGAGAATGGTAAATTGTGATGCTTGCCAAGTTTGGTTTCACACAATGTGCTCTGGCATTGATGATCATGAGGAGGTACCAGCAGTTTTCTTGTGTGAGAGTTGCAGAAAACTTTTAATTTGA
- the LOC107793213 gene encoding zinc finger CCCH domain-containing protein 39-like, whose protein sequence is MSMPANNFGISCKHEEHSSKQWPQYNTSGKKCGFNSNAECQAFKRPRMMNSKMGPEDNRTNMGMTLGPQPPCLQFQRWGSCRYGGECRYAHITGPLNGIRVGDQRNLSKPKSCHFFDSGKDCPYGNKCHFLHERSQKLEGGVGFCRVSSAISIATSGNEPKRSVELRKNLLKTKFCVNWERTGSCAYGSKCQFAHGKAELQTLGSSNTLESLGSAGICAPAKNAASECRFLFKWTNVQKISRIYADWIERVQLVPLSSHTVEN, encoded by the exons ATGAGTATGCCTGCTAATAATTTTGGAATTTCTTGTAAGCATGAAGAGCATTCTTCTAAGCAATGGCCTCAGTATAACACGAGTGGTAAAAAATGTGGGTTTAATTCTAATGCCGAATGTCAAGCTTTTAAGAGACCCAGAATGATGAATTCAAAAATGGGGCCGGAAGATAACAGGACAAATATGGGTATGACACTTGGTCCTCAACCACCATGCTTACAATTCCAAAGGTGGGGTAGCTGCCGTTATGGTGGCGAGTGTCGTTATGCTCATATTACTGGGCCTCTGAACGGCATTAGGGTTGGGGATCAAAGAAATCTCAGTAAGCCGAAATCATGTCATTTTTTCGATAGTGGTAAAGATTGTCCATATGGAAATAAATGCCATTTTCTTCATGAACGTAGTCAAAAACTTGAGGGAGGCGTAGGTTTCTGCAGGGTTAGCTCTGCGATAAGCATTGCGACTAGTGGGAATGAACCCAAGAGGTCTGTGGAGTTACGTAAAAATTTACTGAAGACCAAGTTTTGCGTCAACTGGGAAAGGACTGGTAGCTGCGCATATGGTTCAAAGTGTCAATTTGCTCATGGGAAAGCAG AACTGCAGACTCTTGGTTCTTCCAATACACTGGAGTCGTTGGGAAGCGCTGGCATTTGTGCTCCAGCCAAAAATGCAGCATCCGAGTGTAGATTCTTATTCAAGTGGACGAACGTACAGAAGATCAGCCGGATCTATGCTGACTGGATTGAAAGGGTGCAGCTTGTCCCGTTATCATCACACACAGTGGAGAACTGA